The following proteins are encoded in a genomic region of Xenopus laevis strain J_2021 chromosome 3L, Xenopus_laevis_v10.1, whole genome shotgun sequence:
- the LOC121401013 gene encoding lysine-specific demethylase 7A-like isoform X2 produces the protein MTYWELSEEGNKPVKSQGIHGHCPISRPSDENPSHHPGRKVRRLRDHSTKTPSNLDILEHHKREVLKRLEMSPWEEVCVLIRPKNRSFRGFHPNNNKKNGILHN, from the exons ATGACATATTGGGAGCTGAGT GAGGAAGGGAACAAGCCGGTCAAATCTCAGGGAATTCATGGCCACTGTCCGATCTCCAGGCCCTCGGACGAGAATCCCTCGCATCATCCCGGGCGGAAAGTGCGGCGACTTCGAGACCATTCCACCAAAACCCCCTCCAACCTCGACATCCTGGAGCATCATAAGCGGGAGGTCCTGAAAAGGCTTGAAATGTCCCCGTGGGAAGAGGTTTGTGTTCTTATTCGGCCGAAAAACCGCAGCTTCAGGGGATTCCacccaaataataacaaaaaaaacggcattttgcataattaa
- the LOC121401013 gene encoding lysine-specific demethylase 7A-like isoform X1: MKCGDRRNDILGAECKEEGNKPVKSQGIHGHCPISRPSDENPSHHPGRKVRRLRDHSTKTPSNLDILEHHKREVLKRLEMSPWEEVCVLIRPKNRSFRGFHPNNNKKNGILHN; this comes from the exons ATGAAGTGCGGGGATAGGAGAAATGACATATTGGGAGCTGAGTGTAAG GAGGAAGGGAACAAGCCGGTCAAATCTCAGGGAATTCATGGCCACTGTCCGATCTCCAGGCCCTCGGACGAGAATCCCTCGCATCATCCCGGGCGGAAAGTGCGGCGACTTCGAGACCATTCCACCAAAACCCCCTCCAACCTCGACATCCTGGAGCATCATAAGCGGGAGGTCCTGAAAAGGCTTGAAATGTCCCCGTGGGAAGAGGTTTGTGTTCTTATTCGGCCGAAAAACCGCAGCTTCAGGGGATTCCacccaaataataacaaaaaaaacggcattttgcataattaa